A region from the Mesorhizobium sp. J8 genome encodes:
- a CDS encoding sterol desaturase family protein produces the protein MLGDLVGNILHKISGTSLLATGLLLLTAFVSALVAYWRTAEEKSWKEFFEFAIPREVITHPSAKADLLFWVTKKALMPFLMLPAGIVFVTVVGYGTNWLFSTLFHFQPPLTEGPAGPVTVLIFTVTMLLAYDISYYLYHVAQHRYPLLWELHKVHHSAEVMVGITKDRVHPLDELMNRAWDGIIVGFCFGIWSLISLNLVELTVFGVNVYVMRNILMMDFVRHTHFKISFGPLNNLILCPHWHQLHHSVDPRHYDKNFGLLFSFWDRLFGTLCVPSPDEDFKFGLVDRDVRDYQSLAGLYVMPLKRMWGHIAKRIRPGKPRSRASRASEGTRP, from the coding sequence ATGCTGGGCGATCTGGTTGGCAATATCCTTCACAAGATTTCGGGCACCAGTCTGCTGGCGACCGGGCTTTTGCTGCTGACTGCCTTTGTCAGCGCGCTTGTGGCCTATTGGCGGACGGCTGAGGAGAAGAGCTGGAAGGAGTTTTTCGAGTTCGCCATCCCGCGTGAGGTCATCACCCATCCTTCCGCCAAGGCCGACCTGCTGTTCTGGGTCACGAAGAAGGCCCTGATGCCTTTCCTGATGCTGCCAGCCGGAATCGTCTTCGTCACGGTGGTGGGGTACGGGACCAACTGGCTGTTTTCGACACTGTTTCACTTCCAGCCGCCTCTGACCGAGGGGCCGGCAGGGCCGGTGACGGTTCTGATCTTCACCGTCACCATGCTCCTGGCCTACGACATTTCCTACTATCTCTATCACGTCGCCCAGCATCGCTATCCGCTGCTTTGGGAACTGCACAAGGTGCATCACTCGGCCGAGGTGATGGTCGGGATCACCAAGGACCGGGTCCATCCGCTCGACGAGTTGATGAACCGAGCTTGGGACGGCATCATCGTGGGGTTCTGCTTCGGCATCTGGTCGCTGATTTCGCTGAACCTTGTCGAACTGACCGTTTTTGGCGTCAACGTCTATGTCATGCGTAACATCCTGATGATGGATTTCGTCAGGCACACGCATTTCAAAATCTCGTTCGGCCCGCTCAACAACTTGATCCTGTGTCCTCACTGGCATCAGCTGCATCACAGCGTCGATCCGCGCCACTACGACAAGAACTTCGGGCTGCTCTTCTCGTTCTGGGACCGGCTCTTCGGAACATTGTGTGTGCCGAGCCCCGACGAGGACTTCAAGTTCGGGCTGGTCGACCGCGATGTGCGCGACTATCAGTCGCTCGCAGGCCTTTACGTCATGCCGCTGAAGCGGATGTGGGGACATATCGCCAAGCGCATCCGGCCCGGAAAGCCGCGGTCACGCGCCTCGCGAGCCTCGGAGGGGACACGGCCATGA
- a CDS encoding M23 family metallopeptidase, producing MNATGQSAVFGRRKEPHTVIIARGNEIRHFTIRPWLAAFIGSALAAIAIGYLLATSYLVLRDDLIGATTARQARMQQAYEDRISALRAQVDRITSRQLLDQQLMETKVSELLARQTQLSERHGRLGPILERAENEVGDAPAASAATPKPDEHAAVTGSLSQAPTYSVASLGAGDTRPFSLWSTRSDPLDGETAADRADKLFVSINASLKAIENQQLSRITTLADNAYKNADGIVQALEATGLPVDSELDKGDVGGPLVPLDPSMAFDSKVKELDEALDALDQVKKEARKLPLANPAPGHAVTSPFGVRTDPILGSAALHTGMDFRAPIGMPAKVTAAGTVTRAGWAGGYGRMVEVDHGNGFATRYGHLSEIDVTVGQKLAAGDVIGKTGSSGRSTGPHLHYEVRHDGEAVDPLRFLTVGKKVAQYL from the coding sequence GTGAACGCAACCGGTCAGTCCGCTGTCTTCGGCAGGCGCAAGGAACCGCACACGGTGATCATCGCCCGGGGCAACGAAATAAGGCATTTCACCATCCGCCCCTGGCTGGCCGCCTTCATCGGCTCCGCCCTGGCGGCGATCGCCATCGGCTATTTGCTCGCCACGTCCTATCTGGTGCTGCGCGACGACTTGATCGGCGCCACGACGGCCAGGCAGGCACGCATGCAGCAGGCCTATGAGGATCGCATCTCGGCGCTGCGCGCCCAGGTCGACCGCATCACCAGCCGCCAGCTTCTCGACCAGCAGCTGATGGAAACCAAGGTCAGCGAGCTCCTGGCCAGGCAGACCCAGCTCAGCGAGCGCCACGGACGGCTCGGCCCGATCCTCGAACGCGCCGAGAACGAGGTCGGCGACGCGCCTGCGGCGAGCGCGGCGACGCCCAAACCCGACGAACACGCCGCGGTCACCGGCAGCCTTTCGCAGGCGCCAACCTACTCCGTCGCATCCTTGGGCGCCGGCGACACCAGGCCCTTCTCACTCTGGTCGACGAGGTCCGATCCGCTCGATGGCGAAACGGCCGCAGATCGTGCCGACAAGCTGTTCGTTTCGATCAATGCCTCGCTGAAGGCCATAGAGAACCAGCAGCTTTCACGCATCACCACGCTGGCCGACAACGCCTACAAGAATGCGGATGGAATCGTACAGGCGCTGGAAGCGACGGGCCTGCCGGTCGACAGCGAGCTCGACAAGGGCGATGTCGGCGGCCCGCTGGTTCCGCTCGATCCCTCGATGGCTTTCGACAGCAAGGTCAAGGAATTGGACGAAGCGCTCGACGCGCTCGACCAGGTCAAGAAGGAGGCGCGCAAGCTGCCCCTCGCCAACCCCGCCCCGGGCCATGCGGTGACCAGTCCGTTCGGCGTGCGCACCGACCCCATCCTTGGCAGCGCTGCCCTGCATACGGGCATGGATTTCAGGGCGCCGATCGGCATGCCGGCCAAGGTCACGGCCGCCGGCACCGTTACCAGGGCCGGCTGGGCCGGCGGCTACGGCCGCATGGTCGAGGTCGACCACGGCAACGGCTTTGCCACACGCTACGGGCATCTGAGCGAGATCGACGTCACCGTCGGCCAGAAGCTCGCCGCCGGCGACGTCATCGGCAAGACCGGCAGCAGCGGCCGCTCGACGGGTCCGCACCTACACTATGAAGTGCGCCACGATGGCGAAGCGGTCGACCCGCTGCGCTTCCTCACCGTCGGCAAGAAGGTCGCGCAATATCTTTGA
- a CDS encoding M20 metallopeptidase family protein yields the protein MSNPDRPSSASDTIPDIDAGILDRMIEIRRHLHRHPELSNREAGTQRYLREMLAGQGIADIRDIAGYGLAVDIVGTGRPSNRKVAIRADIDALPIEEESGVDFASENPGVMHACGHDAHAAMGFAVAAHLNRSRDSFGGTVRLIFQPAEEDEPSGGKRVVEEGLLDDVDAAICVHVDPYTPSGKVAVGAGPYTLACDTFDVLVTGSAAHAAKPYEGVDALTVACSMVSELQKIVSRETDPFDPLVISVTTINGGNAYNVTAGKVAFKGTIRSGSDATRERAWRRLREVLEGIAASHGAGVKIDIHRGEPGVVNDAGMAALIMAGAKASVGADNALNMPGWSIADDFGYYSEKRPSVYFRLGIRNEEAGSVYPLHHARFRVDEAALKNGVLTLVSAATMYLAGQDDPSA from the coding sequence ATGTCAAATCCTGACCGGCCGTCTTCGGCGAGCGATACCATTCCCGACATCGATGCCGGAATTCTCGATCGGATGATCGAGATCCGCCGCCATCTGCACCGCCATCCCGAGCTCTCGAACCGCGAGGCGGGCACGCAGCGCTATTTGCGCGAGATGCTTGCCGGGCAGGGGATTGCGGACATTCGCGACATCGCCGGCTATGGGCTTGCCGTCGATATCGTCGGCACCGGCCGGCCCTCGAACCGCAAGGTGGCTATTCGCGCCGACATCGACGCCTTGCCGATCGAAGAAGAGTCCGGCGTCGACTTTGCGTCGGAAAATCCAGGCGTGATGCATGCCTGCGGTCACGATGCCCATGCCGCGATGGGCTTTGCGGTGGCCGCGCATCTCAATCGCTCGCGCGACAGTTTCGGCGGAACCGTCCGCCTGATCTTCCAACCGGCCGAGGAAGATGAACCCTCAGGCGGCAAGCGAGTGGTGGAGGAGGGGCTGCTTGACGATGTCGACGCCGCCATCTGCGTCCATGTCGATCCTTATACGCCATCCGGAAAGGTCGCAGTCGGTGCCGGTCCCTACACCTTGGCGTGCGACACGTTCGATGTGCTGGTCACCGGTTCGGCGGCGCATGCGGCAAAACCTTACGAAGGTGTCGATGCGCTGACCGTCGCCTGCTCCATGGTGAGCGAGCTGCAGAAGATCGTCTCGCGCGAGACCGATCCTTTTGATCCGCTGGTCATCTCGGTCACCACCATCAATGGCGGCAACGCCTACAATGTGACCGCCGGCAAGGTCGCATTCAAAGGCACAATACGCAGCGGCAGCGACGCCACTCGCGAGCGCGCCTGGCGCCGGCTTCGCGAGGTGCTTGAAGGAATAGCTGCAAGCCATGGCGCAGGCGTAAAGATCGACATCCACCGCGGCGAACCCGGCGTCGTCAACGATGCCGGGATGGCGGCTCTGATCATGGCCGGCGCCAAGGCCAGCGTCGGCGCGGACAATGCGCTCAATATGCCCGGATGGAGCATTGCCGACGACTTTGGCTATTACAGCGAGAAACGCCCGTCGGTGTATTTCCGGCTCGGGATCCGCAACGAGGAGGCCGGATCGGTCTATCCGCTGCACCACGCCAGGTTCCGCGTCGACGAGGCCGCGTTGAAGAACGGCGTCCTTACTTTGGTTTCGGCGGCAACGATGTACCTGGCCGGGCAGGACGATCCCAGCGCTTAG